A DNA window from Amycolatopsis sp. DSM 110486 contains the following coding sequences:
- a CDS encoding peptidase inhibitor family I36 protein: MASAAPSGQAVHGSAAPSAHGITHASPAAEHFTPATPGSALTIPAPTATSDPACAVGELCLWTTETYSGTTQHYDLRTANPEDCIPLPEGFEGHSFVNRLTRDVTIYQSEECTTEGDFTTYPGGGTYVPQSPFVVRAIKIWN, encoded by the coding sequence ATGGCTTCTGCTGCTCCTTCGGGGCAGGCCGTGCACGGTTCCGCCGCTCCGTCGGCTCACGGCATCACCCACGCCTCCCCGGCGGCCGAGCACTTCACCCCTGCGACTCCCGGCTCGGCACTCACCATTCCGGCCCCGACCGCCACTTCCGACCCGGCTTGCGCCGTCGGCGAACTGTGCCTCTGGACCACCGAAACCTACTCCGGCACCACTCAGCACTACGACCTCCGCACCGCCAATCCCGAAGACTGCATTCCCCTGCCCGAGGGATTCGAAGGGCATTCCTTCGTCAACCGCCTGACCCGCGACGTCACCATCTACCAAAGCGAAGAATGCACGACCGAGGGAGACTTCACCACCTACCCGGGTGGCGGCACTTACGTTCCGCAATCTCCCTTCGTGGTTCGCGCCATCAAAATCTGGAACTGA